A window from Branchiostoma lanceolatum isolate klBraLanc5 chromosome 9, klBraLanc5.hap2, whole genome shotgun sequence encodes these proteins:
- the LOC136442102 gene encoding nucleoporin NUP188-like — MYCNLLFQLKNQSVCVLEALCSVPEVWLEAMRRHCLLQALLSTVETCLNRRRNLSFVETAMQLFLTAAKEPKAAFVLAGSGVTQHLCIPLSTTYQSPQDLSGTVLSSLNGSEKSLDAPSWTGVYRMALDLEALLLGTLKHDFLSDALDFVGVHQDRMLQS; from the exons ATGTACTGTAACCTACTGTTCCAGTTGAAGAACCAGTCTGTGTGTGTCCTGGAAGCCCTGTGCTCTGTCCCAGAGGTTTGGTTAGAAGCCATGAGGAGACACTGCCTCCTACAGGCCCTCCTGTCCACAGTGGAGACATGCCTGAACCGCAGAAGGAACCTGTCATTTGTGGAGACTGCCATGCAGCTCTTCCTAACTGCAGCAAAGGAACCCAAG GCTGCCTTTGTCCTAGCTGGAAGTGGAGTGACACAGCACCTCTGTATCCCACTCTCAACAACGTACCAGTCCCCCCAGGACCTCAGTGGTACAGTCCTTTCATCCCTGAACGGCAGTGAGAAGTCCCTGGATGCGCCATCCTGGACAGGGGTGTACAGGATGGCACTAGACCTGGAGGCATTACTGCTGGGCACACTGAAGCATGACTTTCTGTCAGATGCCTTAGATTTTGTAGGAGTTCACCAGGACAGAATGCTACAG TCCTGA
- the LOC136442420 gene encoding nucleoporin NUP188-like, protein MKEAVCHLVHTCAAMLSRPRLLDHMVQSNTKQPRGTPQRQTSVTRTLRHSSSSDDVDKPSQELLQVQARLLRILGNSLSMLRHLTPNLCEILLDQAMDVSEYPLMFALAFGSPTVDQDSPPSLGTLLACVNLGLRLLVKVEPSRVTSPVKSPGGPAPVQKPVVLYILENSLLLLMSQAARYLREPGIPVRDKQLMKRELSTELGTFLLSLQRYIKRGAPPSPGASTLPSPQQFQRGATPRMAFGSSQEHAFFQLVNTFMKRVLR, encoded by the exons ATGAAG gAGGCTGTGTGTCATCTTGTCCACACCTGTGCAGCCATGCTGTCCCGCCCCCGTTTACTGGACCACATGGTACAGTCCAACACGAAGCAGCCGAGAGGTACTCCCCAGAGACAGACCTCTGTGACACGGACCCTCCGACATTCCTCTTCATCTGATGATGTGGACAAACCAAGCCAGGAGCTTCTACAAGTCCAGGCTAG ATTGCTGAGGATTCTGGGTAACTCGTTGTCTATGCTGAGACATCTGACTCCCAACCTGTGTGAGATCCTGCTGGACCAG GCTATGGATGTGAGTGAGTACCCCCTGATGTTTGCCCTGGCCTTCGGGAGCCCGACGGTGGACCAGGACTCGCCCCCCTCCCTGGGCACACTGCTGGCCTGTGTGAACCTGGGACTGAGACTGCTGGTGAAGGTGGAGCCCAGCAGGGTGACCTCACCGGTCAAGTCTCCAGGGGGACCTGCTCCTGTACAGAA ACCAGTTGTCCTGTACATCCTGGAGAACTCCTTACTGCTGCTGATGTCGCAGGCTGCCCGCTACCTGAGGGAGCCTGGGATACCTGTCCGAGACAAGCAGCTCATGAAGAGGGAGCTCAGTACAGAACTG GGTACCTTTCTGCTGAGTCTGCAGCGGTACATCAAGCGTGGTGCGCCACCCTCCCCGGGAGCCTCCACTCTGCCCAGCCCGCAGCAGTTCCAGCGAGGTGCCACGCCCAGGATGGCCTTCGGATCCTCCCAGGAACATGCCTTCTTCCAGCTCGTCAACACCTTCATGAAACGGGTCTTACGATAA